A stretch of the Defluviitalea raffinosedens genome encodes the following:
- a CDS encoding TrkA C-terminal domain-containing protein has translation MSNGLEVPTYMKIAVDMAGRIYKGEFLEGEKLRGRSTLAGEYNVSPETIRRAMRLLEDMEVVTVTQGSGIYVKSKEKAYHFMERFKQKESIGELKNRIRDLLEQKKRIESEIQEMLNTIVEYADKLKHSNLITPIEIALPSNSHIIGKNIDDTKFWQNTGATIVGIKRGKRLIISPGPYAQFQEGDILLIVGDPYIHERTSQFLLK, from the coding sequence ATGAGCAACGGTTTAGAGGTTCCTACCTATATGAAAATAGCTGTAGACATGGCAGGTAGAATCTATAAAGGAGAATTTTTAGAAGGTGAAAAATTAAGGGGGCGTTCTACTCTGGCCGGGGAATATAATGTATCCCCTGAGACCATAAGACGCGCGATGAGACTTCTGGAAGACATGGAAGTGGTAACTGTTACACAGGGCAGCGGAATCTATGTCAAATCCAAAGAAAAAGCTTATCATTTCATGGAACGCTTTAAACAGAAAGAAAGTATTGGTGAGCTGAAAAATCGCATCCGTGATCTTTTAGAGCAAAAGAAAAGGATTGAATCAGAAATTCAGGAAATGCTCAATACAATAGTAGAATACGCGGATAAACTCAAGCACAGTAATCTGATTACCCCCATAGAAATTGCTCTGCCTTCCAATTCTCATATAATCGGGAAAAATATTGACGATACAAAATTTTGGCAAAATACAGGAGCAACCATCGTAGGTATCAAAAGAGGAAAACGCCTGATCATCTCTCCAGGCCCCTATGCCCAATTTCAAGAGGGGGACATCCTTCTTATTGTTGGTGATCCCTATATTCATGAACGTAC